The Chryseolinea soli genome contains a region encoding:
- a CDS encoding helix-turn-helix domain-containing protein: MQELTLYTLAAGSVFLLAFLSVANPKGTNDAANKWLGVFLFSFGCALLERALLSSPPTRPPEAFIVMTELSRFALAPALYLSVLNFTSPGRKFKKAEYLHFLPFLLFALCSLITFFLSPHASPILPPALGKMLGVVVFLSVKIQVVVYWLLSYGKLVRHQRNIRLFASATGSIDLRWLQYFLWALVFMIFLWFNELFFDITIIKDLAPFGYLVAVYFLGYFSLRQQEIFRFEKQEVEAIREILEEDPVFTTKAPRLSGEAVAALKEKMRSIMEHDKAFLDQELDLPQLARRMHISSHDLSYLLNAGFGESFFQFVNRYRVEEAKTLLLSPKHRHLNVLGVAYEAGFSSKTTFNTTFKKFTGQSPTQFQRNALAEVRSSPPAHPGKAG, translated from the coding sequence ATGCAAGAACTTACACTTTACACCCTCGCTGCCGGCAGTGTTTTTTTACTGGCCTTTCTGTCCGTCGCAAATCCAAAGGGAACAAACGACGCGGCAAATAAATGGCTGGGAGTTTTTCTGTTTTCGTTTGGTTGTGCGTTGCTGGAGCGGGCTTTGTTGTCGAGTCCACCGACTAGACCACCCGAGGCATTCATCGTGATGACGGAGCTGTCCAGGTTTGCCCTTGCACCGGCGTTGTACCTGAGCGTATTGAATTTTACATCACCGGGGCGAAAGTTCAAAAAGGCCGAGTATCTTCATTTTTTGCCGTTCCTTCTTTTCGCCTTGTGTTCGCTCATCACTTTCTTTTTGTCGCCGCACGCATCGCCGATACTCCCACCCGCCTTGGGAAAAATGCTGGGAGTGGTTGTGTTCCTGAGTGTGAAAATTCAGGTGGTGGTCTATTGGCTGTTGAGCTACGGCAAGCTCGTCCGGCACCAACGCAACATCCGGTTATTTGCCTCTGCAACGGGAAGTATTGACCTCCGCTGGTTGCAATATTTTCTCTGGGCGCTGGTGTTCATGATCTTTCTCTGGTTCAACGAGTTGTTCTTTGACATCACCATCATTAAAGACCTGGCCCCGTTCGGATACCTGGTGGCCGTTTATTTCCTCGGCTACTTTTCGCTCCGGCAGCAAGAAATATTCCGCTTTGAGAAACAAGAGGTGGAAGCGATTCGCGAAATATTGGAAGAAGACCCGGTCTTCACCACGAAAGCGCCCCGTCTTTCCGGCGAAGCGGTAGCGGCGTTGAAGGAGAAAATGAGATCGATCATGGAACACGATAAAGCGTTCCTGGACCAGGAATTGGATTTGCCGCAGTTGGCCCGACGCATGCACATTTCCTCACATGATCTTTCCTACCTGCTCAATGCCGGGTTTGGAGAAAGTTTTTTCCAGTTTGTCAACCGTTACCGTGTAGAGGAAGCAAAAACACTTTTACTTTCTCCCAAACATCGCCATCTCAACGTGCTGGGCGTCGCCTACGAGGCGGGGTTCAGTTCCAAAACCACCTTCAATACAACGTTCAAGAAGTTTACCGGCCAATCGCCCACCCAATTCCAACGGAACGCATTGGCGGAAGTCCGGTCTTCGCCGCCGGCACATCCCGGGAAGGCCGGATGA